The Ziziphus jujuba cultivar Dongzao chromosome 12, ASM3175591v1 sequence aataacaGTTACATGAGCTTCCATCGATCAAACAACTTTATTATAGAAGATTTCCCTGTAGACATTTTCTTTGAAAAGCAAAAACTGTGACAGAGATGAAGGGGAAGTATGGTGGTTCTGAGACTTTGTTCTACCAGAGGAGAAACGTCGGTGAAGTGAGAGAGGAAAGGTAAAAGATCATACGAGAAAATacattatcttttaaaattaaataaaaaaaatagatccGAGATATGGGCAAAAGCTAAACGCTATGAAACAGCCAAATCAGATGAGTAAGAGATGCTGAACTGgaattttttaaatgagatgGATCTGGGGTCACAGATGGCAGTAGCTAATTGGCCACGTGCACAAAATGGATTCCAGCAGGGTAATTTTCCCTTCTTTAAAGAGGTGTCAATTAATCTTTACTTCTAAATTACTTGTCAGATAtgtagattattattattttgttttatgaaaatttataattttataaaaaaagcaaTATTCGAAGTCTACAATcacttgattaaaaaaaaaaaaaaattaattattcaaaatgATTTGAAGTCTACAATCacttgaaacaaaaatataaaatatttcttggtaaataaaaaatataaaatatttcccAAAATTGTGTAGGAGTAGAAGTCAAATATTTCACAAATTGCAGTGTAGTATAGTGTAAAAAGGATTTTGTAGTGTGTAGGAGAGGAAGATTATATATTATCTTAAAAGATTTATGaagctattatttttattaagagCACTACTAAAACAATTAACTCTCAAGTCTCAAAATAAGTTTCCGGTTTATTTTCTTGGACAGAAAGGAAATAGTAATGGGTCGAATAGTAATAGTCCGTCGAAGAAGTAGTCGAAAGATCATCGACAACTGTTCTGAAAAAATCCGAGAGACAACAATTTCGGGTACGGGGAAGAAGATTGATCAAGAAGCTCACTGGGCCGCAAAGCCTGACTCTGACAGCAGCTTTGAAGAGATTGAGTTGAAGAGGAGgcgaaaaagagaaaaagaagcttCGAGCGTTGCTTTAGAGCGACAGGAAAGAAGCGTAGATTTCGACGATGGTCTTCAAGCTGAGAAGCAAATTAGGTTCATGTGTCGCTCTGGGCCTTTCGAGCGAAACCCATTAAATCAGTTAGGCTTGTTTATGAAGCGTGATTATTCAGACATTGAGGAAGATGACGATGAGGAGGAGGTCATCTTATGTGGAGATTACGCAACCAACAAGTCTTTGTTCCACCATGATGGCGGAGGCGGCAATATTCGAACATCATCATCGACGCCACCATTGTCACCCAAACAGGCTGCTAGGGTTTCCATGTTGAAGTCCCGATTTATGGACGTGATCTCCAAGTCACAGCAGCAGCTTGGTCTTCTTGATCATCATGGCATTCAAGATTTGAAGAAACCAAAGCTGATGAACAAGGATGGAGTTGGATGTTTCAAGAGGAGCTCGACGCAGTACTGCAAAAGCAACGCTACCATTAATGCTCCAATACGTGGTGCTACAGTTGTTTAGAAATTGATTGCCACTTCTTTGCGTTTTTGTACAAGGATATTTTAAAGCTTTCCAgttatacgtatatatacaaTAACTGTATATTATATGCCGTTTTTGATAGGCAAAGAAGCCTTTTTGTGAGATTGTATTTCAATTTGATTATATAATGATGAAAACTACAGCAATTTATTCGAATCTCAGTTCGTTCGTTCGTtctctaatttttctttttgttgaagTATgactaaatttttaataaccTTTACAGTAGTGGCACATGAGCATCCATTAATGAATCCATATAATCCTCATACATAAGTTGTCCTATGtacacattaaaataattaattaattaaaaaaactgcgTTTCCAATATGAGATGCCCaccattttttttatccatcaattttccaatcctTCATTCCACACTAAATCTTCCTTAAGAGCAGTCAGCCATGTTCACTCTCTATCTAGCTATATATCTCTCTCTGTGCAATTTTGTTTGTGCAACTTTTGTGTGAGTGAAAGGAATAGATTTGCCAGGAGCTGTTTTGCTGATTTTACAGTGAAGATAATATGTTGCATGTTTGGTGTTAGATCTGCTGCAAGTGGGAATTTTGGGTAACCCGTACATGTAGATGCATGCATGACTGTAATGAGGAGGTCATCTAGCatgaaaaattaagttaaaactACATTGTTACCACATTTCAGAgactatattttgttttattgatgaCAGAATTCAAATCCTCTGTTCCAGCtaactattaaaataaaataaaataaactgggAATAAAAAGTATGCAGACCAAAATAAACGaaattggggggaaaaaaaagagtacGAAACCATAAGTTATTAAGCTTCAGACCATGAATGATGATAACATAGCATGCAGACAAATAATGGGGGCCATGGGACATCACAAAAATAGGATTATGGAACGACAGATAAGCATGACAAGAAAACAAATTCCAACGGACAGCCAGCTGCATCACgctcaaaatctttttttttttttttttcccatttaattAGGCTGAAATAGAAATTCATATTTACATGAAATGGTTTGGAAACCAAAGTCAGCAGCATCCAACAAGATAGCCACGCTTGCACGAATCAATTTCtcttctattaatttttaaaatttcatatttttggacAAGAATGGAaacttttccatttatttttcagTGCATTCCACTCAATCactctatatatgcaacaatcTTGAACTATCAGGAGTTCTCGCTCCCCACCAAAAATCAAAAAGCTTCCTGGTGCAGGGTTACCGAGGGTCCTGACGGACCAGATGCTATTGCAAATTGCAGACCTCTGCGCTGCCCTGATTGCAAAACAAATGCTACTTGTGTTGCTGCCAATGCTGCAGCCTCCTGTTTTACCAAATTATGTCACAATATTTTAGTCCACAAAACTATATAACAGAACAGATATGAAAGTAAAACTGAAAGATAAAGCTGACCTGTCTGATATGAAATTAAAACTGAAAGATAAAGCTGACCTGTCTTTGCCTATGACGCTGTAAGATACTGATAGCCCAAGCCATAATGTAGCACGGCAAAAGAAACCCAGCAGGCCAAAGCAAGAAAAGCTGCAGAGAATCAACTGATTTATCAGCTTGAATGAACCATACAATTAACTTGGTGGAAATTACCAGAGTTCTACACACTCTTCATCAAAACAAATGTAAAATGCAATTCTTCTTTCAGAGAAAAAAGCAGATATGTCATCATCTGCATCATCATCTGAAACATTCCATGCATGCCGCAACAGCAGAAGGGCCATCAAATGGTAAAACAGCTTAAAATCAGAAATATATTGTAATAAGGAATCCGAATGAATGAGAATGAACACTAACATTAGAGTAAAGGATTAAAAGCATATGGCTTACAATTAAGGCCGCAGCACTGCAAAATGCGGCTCCACTGGCATTGGAAGCAGCATAGTCATCGTACTCGGCTTCCAAAAAATGTCGTTCTGCCTCTGCCATTGCCATAAGTCGTGGATCCAATTCCACAGGAGTGGCAGATATTGTCCAGCCTCCGCTGCAAGAAAGATGCCCTATTATCATCAAATAACTAAAAACATTCTCTCACATATCAAATTATATAGATGAAGGAATTTTATACTTGAACTACTTTCAAAAGGAACAGAGATACATGGAAGAGTTTCACCAAAGCTTTTGAAAACATGGAACAGAGTAGCATACCCAATGTCAATGGAAGTTTCTTCACGGTGAGGTCGTGGAGGTGGCGCAGTATAACCAGGTTGGTAAGGCTGCGAAAAATCAGCATAACCATCAGATAAAGGTAAAATGcttcataatataatttgaaaggACTAAAATCTAAAACGGACTAAGCAAGTATGTAAGCTGCACATATGATGATTCAAAAACCATCCTAAAAATGGAGACCCAACCCATGCCTTAGATCTAGTTATCAAGATGTAGAAGCAATCATAATTCACCCATTActttttcattccttatgtCATGGTAGAGGCCAAGCACAGTCAACTCTACGTACTTGCACCATGTCAAAATGGAGTCAGAAAACCAACTTTAATTGTATACATCTTAAGGAACATCACATAGTactaaaaagaaacaaattatgGAGCATACCTGATGGCAAATCTCACAAATTATATCTCCTTTCTCATTGCACCAGTGCTGAACACCCTTCTTATGAGCATACTGAACAAAGTAATAATTGTAAGCAATAAGTCCATCAAAgaccaaaataagaaaagggGACCAATGAATAACACTGCATTTATATAAGATCAGAGAACAGCTACAGAAATGGCTGACTTCCAGCTACGATTACAGCTTGGCGGCTCTAACGGGTCTTTCAAAGTGAAATTGTGTAGAAGATACCCTTAACAACAGTTAATTGGTATGGGCTGACCATTGCACCAAActcttttaatttcaataataaatacgTAAAAAGACCGTTGAATAATAAGAGtgcataataatgaaaaattatcaaaaagtgAGGTGACATTATGAAGAAAGCAACAATCAAATAGAAGAAAACTTGAGCTCTAAGATGAATAAATACTAGTATagaataatttctttttgttttcatcaAATAACATCTGTTCATCTTTAAtgattgaaaacaaaatatccaGCGGACACCATAAatatgccatatttataacttaatatttgttagtttgtgttaatttgttatggaaagatacttaattatgtatttttcttaatctaggtaaaagacgaagaattttaagaaaacaaccataaaaatggattccttgggtcgaattatggtgggaagcaagatttgagctcgaacggactaagcattaaaaagattccaaaaagataccttgaagatttcataaagattctatcgggaatttcatgctggaagtggatgtcatatgaatcatcacgatctgagaatttcaaatgtctcgttatttttggatttcgaggtgcgagcaaaaagttatcatcatttaaagtttagaatttataaaaaataatattctaattaaatctccaccattgatcaaaagagggaatcaaggcaattttagggccaagataaaaacaaatggcaataattggttaatttatcattaatgaggcacatgtcatgtcatatgcttcattaagggtaaattagactaattaactatttttttaggaggaattagataaaaggaaagtagtagagagcaagtaatatccagtttcctttttacacatgaaattcgtccaacccttttcatggcctaaaaagaTATCtttcaagactcccacattgaaaacaaagagagaaaaagattcctaaggtcctatatatatagcccccaccacattgaaggaagatatacaagtttagagagttatttaagagcttttaggaggcttagatagaggcttaaatagaaacaaatcaaattttgggagtttctaagattctcttaagggttctagggttttaaagttttagagttttagaagatcaattggagagcttggaggaggcagagagacgtgggcttgcttggagaagaaggctacgactttgagagctcttggaggagaatttcttcaatagtttttattctcttttcctttctctttaatttctcctcttcaatagtttttattctcttttcctttctctttaattgtgaatcttattatttttaataattatggatgttgaaattatttttaccatgaactaattttcatagctagggctatgatgtagccctaactttgaaggtttaattattttaatatatgttgagttttatttaattagtaatatgttttattaataaatcattggtatacttaatgatTTCATAGGCCAgaagaatgaatgattttaataatatttgagcttggaaaaggataatattatgggtctccaatgatttacatgaatgcataattgattagaaaatagttatgtctcatgccatattatttgcttaatctatgcttgatgaatttgcatgatttaatttataggccggaaggaataaattaggttatgagaatattatcaattgtgagtggaaactacttttgattaattttatgattaactgtggttaataaaattactag is a genomic window containing:
- the LOC107428981 gene encoding uncharacterized protein LOC107428981; this encodes MDLIGKVYLPSSKQYTFIIVATDYFTKWVEARSMKTINQTDVIKFIIKDIIHRFGIPKTITINRGTISTSEAMEIFVKEYGIKHTLSTPYFAQANGQAKATNEVLKGNLEKMVYDNSRDWHNLLSKTLWAYRTSKRSGTGTTPFALTYGYEVVLPMEYAHKKGVQHWCNEKGDIICEICHQPYQPGYTAPPPRPHREETSIDIGGGWTISATPVELDPRLMAMAEAERHFLEAEYDDYAASNASGAAFCSAAALILFYHLMALLLLRHAWNVSDDDADDDISAFFSERRILFLLWPAGFLLPCYIMAWAISILQRHRQRQEAAALAATQVAFVLQSGQRRGLQFAIASGPSGPSVTLHQEAF